TTCTATGGcaacgccaagacccgcccctTCAGAAGCATTCACACACtcctattggccaggcgtccatgcttacatgACGTAACGTAACCTGAtgtgttcaggtcctatcctccgaccaatcagctatcctaactgtctctctgtgtgtgtgtgtgtgtgtgtgtgtgtgtgtgtgtgtgtgtgtctgtgtgtgtctgtgtctctgtctgtgtgtgtgtgtgtgtgtctgtctgtgtctgtgtctctgtctgtgtgtgtgtgtgtctctgtctgtgtgtgtgtgtgtgtgtgcgtctctgtctgtgtgtctctgtgtgtgtgtgtgtctgtgtgtgtgtctgtgtgtgtgtgtgtgtgtgtgtgtgtgtgtgtgtgtgtgtgtgtgtctctctgtctgtgtgtgtgtgtgtgtctctgtgtgtgtgtgtgtgtctctgtctgtgtgtgtgtgtgtgtgtgtgtgtctctgtctgtgtgtgtctctgtttgtgagtgtgtctctgtgtgtgtgtgtgtgtgtgtgtgtgtgtgtctctgtctgtgtgtgtgtgtgtcgtctgtgtctctgtgtgtgtgtgtgtgtgtgtctctgtctctgtctgtgtgtgtgtgtctgtgtgcgtctgtgtctctgtctgtgtgtgtgtgtgtgtctgtctgtgtgtgtgtgtctgtctgtgtctgtgtgtgtgtgtgtgtgtgtctctgtctgtgtgtgtgtgtgtgtgtgtgtctctgtttgtgagtgtgtctctgtgtgtgtgtgtgtgtgtgtctctgtctgtgtgtgtgtgtgcgtctgtgtctctgtgtgtgtgtgtgtgtgtgtctctgtctctgtctgtgtgtgtgtgtgtgtgtgtgtgtgtgtgtgtctctgtctgtgtgtgtgtgtgtgtgtgtgtctctgtctgtctgtgtgtgtgtgtgtgtgtgtgtgtgtgtgtgtgtgtgtgtgtgtgtgtgtgtgtgtgtgtgtgtcccctatcccccgaccaatcagctatcctaaccttaaccactcgaggtcaacgTCTAACCGCGACCAATCAGGCTGCTGTGGACTCGCGGGTATTGTGACGTAACTTTTGGGTTCAACGTTGAGATCTCCGACTATCTCGGGACGTCCCGGGACAACGTCTGCAGGTGTTGAGAATCACCTCGAAAAAACTACCTAAAACCCCGAAACAATTGTTGAAAAAATAACAGAGTCAGGATTAAACCAGGGACCCAGAGACTGATCCTGGATCAGACACACTAGTTCAGAACTGTGGGACTTCCTCTGTCCTCTGTCCCGTTTCCTGTCCTCTTACATGACTTCCTGTCCTTTTTATAAACTGTCCAATCAGATTCCTCCCTGTAGTTTGGTTTCCTCTCTATCTTCCTGTAGTTCTATGTTTCACCTTCTGACTCATTCTACACACTAATGTGGATGTAATTAAACATCAAAGTCATTTCCTGTTTCCATCATCTCATTTCCTCTCCTGCTGTCTCGTCTACTTTTTAATCCAATCAGCTGTGAGGAAGGCAGATGACTCCATCCGGTTGGCTGGAGAACGTCCTGGGACTCATGGTCCCGCCCCCGACCATGAACTCCATCCCTCCCCTGCTCCCAACCCCCACCCCGTTGTCCGTCTCCGCCCCCGTCCCAGCATGCATCCTGCCCGCAGCCGACAGCAGCCGGACGTCTGAGGGCGCGCTGGCCACCGTGTGGCGCCGAACGCCGCCCGACTTCTCCAGGTAGGCCTCGCCCTCCTGCTCCACCAACGGCGCCAGGGACGCCGAGTCGGACCAGGTGTGATGCTGCGTCACGGTGACCTCGGGAGACGGGCGCAGGTGGCGAGGCTCTGCGGaccaaaacaggaaacaggaagtcagagaTTACAGATGCTAGACACTCATCCAAAAGTGTCATTTAGCGTGACTTTCTGGCTGTAgatgtttctcacacacacacacacacacacacacacacacagacacacacacacacgcacgcactcacacatacacacacgcgcacatacacgcagacgcacacacgtacacgcacatacacatacacacacactcacacacacgcgcacatacacgcagacgcgcacacacacacacacacacacacgcagacacatacacacacacacacacacacacacacacacacaccgaaacacacacacacagaaacacacacacagacacacacacgcacgcgcgcgcgcacacagagacacacacgcacgcacgcacacaaacacgcacacacacacacacgcacgcacacacacacacagaaacacacacacacagatgcacgcacacagacacacacacacgcgcgcgcgcgcgcacacagagacacacacgcacgcacgcacacacacgcacacacacacagaaacacacagacgcacacacgcgcgcgcgcacacagagacacacacgcgcacacacacacacacgcacgcacacacacgcacacacacacacacacacagaaaatgtaaaatctgtGTCTAAAAGAGGAAACACCAGGGAGAAATCACATATAAAGTGATACATATAAAATGAGGTATTATGTATCGATGATATTGGGTCGTTGAATCGACGTATCGATCCAGATCGATCAGGAATGCTATTTCAGAGGACTTCCTTCTCTCCGTGCTCCGTGGCGTGCGTTGTCATGGACACGTTGGGTTCATGTTTCGTGTTTCGTGTGGATTGGGCAGCGATGGCGAGAACTCACCCAGCAGGTGAGTCTGGTTTCTGTTGTGCAGAACGTTGCTGAGATACGGAGACACAACGATGGCCACCAGACGCTCCAGCTGGTAGTACTCCAGACTGGGAAGGCCCGACTCGTGGATaccctgacagagagagaggggggggtacTGTTACCTGACATTATAGGGTTTAAGAtaccctgagagagagagagagaggggggggtacTGTTACCTGACATTATAGGGTTTAGGATaccctgacagagagagagagagggagaggtacTGTTACCTGACATTATAGGGTTTAGGAtaccctgagagagagagagagaggggggtacTGTTACCTGACATTATAGGGTTTAGGAtaccctgagagagagagagagggggggtacTGTTACCTGACATTATAGGGTTTAGGATaccctgacagagagagagaggggggtacTGTTACCTGACATTATAGGGTTTAAGATaccctgacagagagagagagaggggggggtacTGTTACCTGACATTATAGGGTTTAGGAtaccctgagagagagagagagagggaggggtacTGTTACCTGACATTATAGGGTTTAGGAtaccctgagagagagagagagagaggggggtacTGTTACCTGACATTATAGGGTTTAGGAtaccctgagagagagagagagagagagagagaggggggtacTGTTACCTGACATTATAGGGTTTAGGAtaccctgagagagagagagagggaggggtacTGTTACCTGACATTATAGGGTTTAGGAtaccctgagagagagagagggggagaggagggtaCTGTTACCTGACATTATAGGGTTTAGGAtaccctgagagagagagagggggaggggagggtaCTGTTACCTGACATTATAGGGTTTAGGAtaccctgagagagagagagaatggggtA
This genomic window from Sander vitreus isolate 19-12246 unplaced genomic scaffold, sanVit1 ctg637_0, whole genome shotgun sequence contains:
- the LOC144514643 gene encoding proline-rich protein 5-like, whose product is YPPLSLCQGIHESGLPSLEYYQLERLVAIVVSPYLSNVLHNRNQTHLLEPRHLRPSPEVTVTQHHTWSDSASLAPLVEQEGEAYLEKSGGVRRHTVASAPSDVRLLSAAGRMHAGTGAETDNGVGVGSRGGMEFMVGGGTMSPRTFSSQPDGVICLPHS